In Ignisphaera sp., one DNA window encodes the following:
- a CDS encoding ATPase domain-containing protein gives MSNSYVFGVKELDDVLADTPYPGSMVVVAGHPGSGKTTLASTICYANTLKGHKCLYISFQEPREKLYRTMKKLGIDLEEQEKQNMLKYLWFPVVKGIEEIVEVIDRSIHDLKPSVIVVDSVNVLFTYVSDPDRRAWLQNYFYQLPRFIECLSILVAELPFGEEKLSLGGIEFVADIILILKHRISVDRLVRYMEIRKARGAPIRMALFPFQIVEGRGLRIFVPPVLKEITVPKKCYHFLSPVLTNVFEEVCSGEVILTIMSPYIDTLYPLILVFDIAIANNLKLLFMSYKYSVDELQNAILKNMTRFGLSSNVIEEFCRKRIVFDAVNPYTFSLEELLMGKLDLVDSYKPDILTIHGLEMLKPIIDENPYRFFSLLANLILYLKKMGVVTFLMLSDLSKETTRMFAKLSDTIIRLLYIKKSDVIVPYIYLFKRGLDPKIYRVDVENYLKEFSKSISCNSK, from the coding sequence ATGAGTAACAGTTATGTTTTTGGTGTTAAAGAGCTTGACGATGTTCTAGCTGATACGCCTTACCCTGGCTCTATGGTTGTTGTTGCTGGTCATCCTGGTTCAGGTAAAACAACACTTGCATCAACAATATGCTACGCCAACACGTTAAAAGGTCATAAATGTCTCTACATTTCTTTCCAAGAACCTAGAGAAAAACTCTATAGAACTATGAAGAAACTAGGTATAGATCTAGAAGAGCAAGAGAAACAAAACATGTTGAAGTATCTCTGGTTTCCTGTAGTTAAAGGGATTGAGGAGATCGTTGAGGTCATAGATAGATCTATACATGATCTTAAACCTTCGGTAATAGTTGTAGACTCTGTTAATGTATTGTTCACATACGTTTCTGATCCAGATAGACGTGCATGGCTACAGAATTACTTCTACCAGTTACCAAGATTTATTGAGTGTCTATCTATTCTTGTTGCAGAACTTCCTTTTGGTGAAGAAAAACTCTCTCTAGGGGGTATAGAGTTTGTAGCTGATATTATCCTTATACTTAAACATAGAATATCTGTTGATAGACTTGTTAGATATATGGAGATTAGAAAGGCTAGAGGTGCACCTATAAGGATGGCGCTATTTCCTTTTCAAATAGTTGAAGGTAGAGGGCTTCGGATATTTGTTCCACCTGTTCTGAAGGAGATAACAGTACCTAAGAAGTGTTATCATTTCTTGAGTCCTGTGTTAACGAATGTATTTGAAGAAGTATGTTCAGGAGAGGTGATACTCACTATAATGTCTCCCTATATTGATACTCTATATCCTTTGATACTTGTATTTGATATAGCTATAGCGAACAACCTTAAGCTTCTCTTCATGAGCTATAAGTATAGTGTTGATGAGCTACAGAACGCTATCTTGAAAAACATGACTAGATTTGGATTATCCTCTAACGTTATTGAAGAATTCTGTAGAAAGCGTATAGTTTTTGATGCTGTGAATCCATATACGTTCTCGTTAGAAGAACTGCTTATGGGTAAGCTCGATCTTGTGGATAGCTATAAACCAGATATACTCACTATCCATGGTCTAGAGATGCTTAAACCAATTATAGACGAGAATCCCTATAGATTCTTCAGCCTTTTGGCGAATCTAATTCTCTATTTAAAGAAGATGGGTGTAGTAACGTTCTTAATGTTATCTGATTTATCTAAAGAAACAACAAGAATGTTTGCAAAACTTTCCGACACAATTATACGCTTACTCTATATTAAAAAATCCGATGTTATTGTTCCCTACATTTACCTGTTTAAGAGAGGGTTAGATCCAAAGATCTACAGAGTTGATGTGGAGAACTATCTTAAGGAATTCTCTAAATCAATATCTTGTAACTCTAAATAA
- a CDS encoding sugar phosphate nucleotidyltransferase — MAIDIPVVILAGGIGERIKILTSGKPKTLLSLVGKHIVEYVLNNLVGIGIRHVYMVINNPKDFEDIAVKYGRYLEIELIQQKKPDIEGAIISAKDSIHRDFVLLYGDIIAPRDMYQELFSTYIENRYSVVLIPEEDVESYGTAVLDESGSIERFIEKPIHGYQSLYVVGGAYILPKEFIEYVESYGNVTEALNTINNRYRLKPCIWSGWWIDVEYPWDLLRASLYILQQIDRSSISSNAKISPNAVIEGPVIIEDDVEIDHYAIIKGPVYIGRKTYVGSHSLVRSYVSIEGDTTIGSYTEIVWSSIQKNTTIGSRSYIGFSVIGFNSVIEPGVITLNIVPEEVKIARSFKITRRGREYVKIGAVIGAGTRINAYRVLKPGEEVSKL, encoded by the coding sequence ATGGCTATAGACATACCTGTTGTAATTCTTGCTGGTGGTATTGGGGAAAGAATAAAGATCTTGACTAGCGGTAAACCTAAGACACTCCTTAGTCTTGTTGGTAAACATATTGTTGAATATGTTCTCAACAACTTAGTTGGTATTGGTATTAGACATGTATATATGGTTATAAACAACCCAAAGGATTTTGAGGATATAGCTGTCAAATATGGTAGATATCTAGAGATAGAGCTTATTCAGCAAAAGAAGCCTGACATAGAGGGAGCAATAATTTCTGCAAAAGATTCTATTCATAGAGACTTTGTTCTCCTCTACGGCGATATAATAGCGCCAAGAGATATGTATCAAGAACTCTTCTCCACATATATCGAAAACCGCTATAGCGTTGTTCTCATACCCGAAGAAGATGTAGAGAGCTATGGTACAGCAGTTCTAGACGAATCAGGATCTATAGAGAGATTTATAGAGAAACCTATACATGGATACCAGAGTCTCTATGTTGTTGGTGGTGCATATATACTGCCGAAAGAGTTCATAGAATATGTAGAGAGTTATGGAAATGTTACAGAAGCTCTAAACACTATAAACAATAGATATAGGCTAAAACCATGTATATGGAGTGGATGGTGGATAGATGTAGAGTATCCATGGGATCTACTGAGAGCTTCTCTATACATACTTCAGCAGATAGATAGATCATCCATAAGTAGTAACGCTAAGATATCACCTAATGCAGTTATTGAAGGTCCCGTAATCATTGAAGATGATGTCGAGATAGATCATTACGCTATCATTAAGGGACCTGTATATATAGGTAGAAAAACATATGTGGGTAGCCATAGCCTTGTGAGAAGCTATGTCTCAATAGAGGGAGACACAACTATAGGCTCCTATACAGAGATTGTGTGGAGCTCTATACAGAAAAACACAACTATAGGGAGTAGATCATACATAGGTTTCTCAGTTATAGGATTCAATAGTGTTATAGAGCCTGGAGTAATAACGTTAAACATAGTTCCAGAAGAAGTAAAAATAGCGAGAAGCTTCAAGATCACTAGAAGAGGAAGAGAATATGTTAAAATCGGAGCAGTAATAGGTGCAGGTACACGCATTAATGCATATAGAGTACTTAAACCTGGTGAAGAAGTTTCAAAACTATAG
- the glmS gene encoding glutamine--fructose-6-phosphate transaminase (isomerizing) produces the protein MCGIIGIVCGSRGTEVFGKQLGLVIRDSLLSLEYRGYDSVGFAIVVDNGRIIVRKSKGKILDVEAKLGFIDYDGSTAIGHTRWATHGEPSDFNAHPHTDCSNTIAVVHNGIISNYSELKKKLLEKGHIFISETDSEVVPHLVEEFVRNGFTVLEAVKQLVKILKGTYALLVITSIDPHKIYFIKNVSPLVIGVGDRAIFIASDIPAFLRYTNRIIVLNDGDFGYISPTNIYIENIDRGAIDWRNRVRVIDWTPDMAMKEGYPHFMLKEIHEQPIALKNTLFSIVDEVEEVSRLLINADRVFLTGCGTSFHAALAGEYMLNILCGINTTTFISSEYIRFKKIFREGDILVAVSQSGETIDTLMAIREAKKRGARVIAISNVIDSAIPRESDIAIYTRAGPEIGVAATKTFTSQLLVFITIAVKLAKLLGSEIMSTIESIERELSELPSISRNIINIYEPRIKKFSEKLKEHGNAFYLGRGIGVPISMEGALKLKEIAYIHAEAYPAGESKHGPIALIEEGFPVFFTVLNDEYRELILGNIEEMKARKALTIGLVPKGYEEAKKRLDIVFELPRLSIYTASIVYTIPYQLIAYYTAIGKGLNPDKPRNLAKTVTVE, from the coding sequence TTGTGCGGTATTATCGGTATAGTTTGTGGCTCTCGAGGCACTGAAGTTTTCGGTAAACAGCTTGGTTTAGTTATAAGGGATTCTCTTCTCAGTCTAGAGTATAGAGGTTATGATTCAGTTGGATTTGCCATAGTAGTTGATAATGGGAGGATTATTGTTAGAAAGAGTAAAGGAAAGATTCTAGATGTTGAGGCGAAGCTGGGTTTCATAGATTATGATGGTTCTACAGCTATAGGGCATACTCGATGGGCTACACATGGAGAGCCTAGTGATTTTAATGCTCATCCTCATACAGACTGTAGCAATACTATAGCTGTAGTCCATAACGGAATCATAAGCAACTATAGTGAACTAAAAAAGAAGCTGCTTGAGAAGGGACACATATTTATTAGTGAGACAGATAGTGAAGTCGTTCCCCATCTAGTTGAAGAATTCGTTAGAAATGGTTTTACAGTTCTTGAAGCTGTTAAGCAATTGGTAAAGATTCTCAAAGGGACATACGCACTACTGGTTATCACCTCTATTGATCCTCACAAAATATACTTCATCAAGAATGTATCTCCACTTGTTATAGGTGTAGGAGATAGAGCTATCTTTATTGCGAGTGATATACCTGCTTTTCTAAGGTATACGAATAGGATTATCGTGCTAAATGATGGAGATTTCGGCTATATATCGCCTACAAATATATATATAGAGAATATTGATAGAGGTGCTATAGATTGGAGAAATAGAGTGAGAGTAATAGATTGGACTCCAGATATGGCTATGAAGGAAGGGTACCCTCATTTCATGCTTAAAGAAATTCATGAGCAACCCATAGCTCTTAAGAACACTCTCTTTAGTATTGTTGATGAAGTTGAGGAAGTTTCTAGACTATTGATTAATGCAGATAGAGTATTTTTAACTGGGTGTGGAACATCTTTTCATGCTGCTTTAGCAGGAGAATATATGTTGAATATTCTTTGCGGAATTAACACAACTACCTTTATATCTTCTGAATACATTAGGTTTAAGAAGATCTTTAGGGAAGGAGATATACTTGTAGCTGTTAGTCAATCTGGTGAAACAATAGATACGTTAATGGCTATAAGAGAGGCAAAGAAGAGAGGAGCTAGAGTTATAGCTATATCCAATGTTATTGATAGTGCTATACCTAGAGAATCTGATATCGCTATATACACTAGAGCTGGTCCAGAAATAGGTGTTGCAGCAACAAAAACATTTACATCCCAGCTTCTAGTATTCATAACTATAGCTGTTAAGTTGGCTAAGCTTTTGGGATCTGAAATAATGTCAACAATAGAGAGTATCGAGAGAGAACTTTCTGAATTACCATCGATATCGAGAAACATTATAAATATCTATGAACCACGAATAAAGAAGTTTAGCGAGAAATTGAAAGAGCATGGAAATGCTTTTTATCTTGGTAGAGGTATAGGTGTACCCATATCTATGGAGGGTGCACTCAAGCTTAAAGAAATAGCCTACATACATGCAGAAGCATATCCTGCTGGAGAAAGCAAACACGGACCCATAGCTCTTATTGAAGAAGGATTTCCTGTTTTCTTTACAGTACTTAATGATGAATATAGAGAACTTATTCTAGGAAATATAGAAGAGATGAAGGCAAGAAAAGCATTGACTATAGGCTTGGTACCAAAAGGATATGAAGAAGCTAAAAAGAGACTTGATATCGTTTTCGAGCTACCCAGGTTATCAATTTATACAGCATCAATAGTATATACTATTCCGTATCAGCTTATAGCCTACTATACAGCTATTGGAAAAGGTCTTAACCCAGATAAACCTAGGAATCTCGCAAAAACTGTCACAGTCGAATAA
- a CDS encoding ABC transporter substrate-binding protein, translating into MKLDKHNNLIKLTVIVLLIAISLLTVVFIARYFAVGTAKERLEENYISIVDFVGRNVTIKTGISRIVAIGPGVLRLVAYLDAVDLVVGVEEAEHQWSRIGRDYAMAYGDIFVNLSVVGPGGPRNPPDPEKIRAVKPDLVLMSRAYVELYNPDRLAEEVGAPVVVIDYGEAGYLDIDAFKSTLRFLGKILNREDRAKELCSYIDQIVIDLRNRVIGIMPKPTVYVGAVSYKGRQPFTSSQIAFPPLTLIDTPSIVDSLDNRRGFISLDFEYILQKQPDVVFIDLNNLDVVLNDFNKDRQKFCSLNAFKNGRVYSILPYNYYHTNVATALADAYYIGKTLYPERFSDIDPEQKADEIYKTFLGKEIYRMFLEGFGRGFSNLSDLFECS; encoded by the coding sequence ATGAAGCTCGATAAACACAATAATTTGATTAAACTCACAGTTATAGTGCTACTTATAGCAATATCACTATTGACAGTAGTGTTTATAGCTAGATATTTTGCTGTAGGTACAGCTAAAGAGAGGCTTGAAGAAAACTATATATCTATTGTAGATTTTGTTGGAAGAAACGTTACCATTAAAACAGGTATCAGTAGGATTGTAGCCATAGGCCCTGGAGTACTTAGACTTGTGGCTTATCTAGATGCTGTAGATCTTGTCGTAGGTGTTGAAGAAGCAGAGCATCAGTGGAGTAGGATTGGAAGAGATTATGCTATGGCTTATGGAGATATATTTGTTAATCTATCTGTAGTAGGTCCAGGAGGTCCTCGGAATCCCCCAGACCCAGAGAAAATAAGAGCTGTTAAACCCGACTTGGTTCTCATGTCTAGAGCATATGTGGAGCTATATAATCCTGATAGACTTGCTGAAGAAGTTGGTGCACCAGTTGTTGTGATAGATTATGGTGAAGCAGGTTACCTAGATATAGATGCCTTCAAATCTACCTTAAGGTTTTTGGGTAAAATACTCAATAGAGAGGATAGAGCTAAAGAGTTGTGTAGCTATATAGATCAAATAGTTATCGACTTAAGGAACAGAGTTATCGGTATAATGCCTAAACCAACTGTTTATGTAGGTGCAGTATCCTATAAAGGTAGACAGCCATTTACATCATCCCAAATAGCATTCCCACCTCTAACACTCATAGATACACCATCTATAGTTGATTCCCTGGACAATAGACGTGGCTTTATATCTCTAGACTTTGAGTATATACTGCAGAAGCAACCCGATGTAGTATTCATAGATCTGAATAATCTCGATGTTGTGTTAAACGATTTCAATAAAGATCGCCAGAAGTTCTGTAGCTTGAATGCATTTAAGAATGGAAGGGTGTACTCTATACTTCCATACAATTATTACCACACTAATGTAGCTACAGCATTAGCTGATGCGTACTACATTGGTAAGACTCTGTATCCCGAGAGATTTAGTGATATAGATCCTGAGCAAAAAGCTGATGAAATCTACAAAACTTTTCTAGGCAAAGAGATTTACAGAATGTTTTTAGAAGGTTTTGGGAGAGGCTTTAGCAATCTTAGTGATCTGTTTGAATGTAGTTAA
- a CDS encoding iron ABC transporter permease, translating to MNVVKGVDMALEISTKLFSYRSLIILVLFILLLILIPIASSIGLYRVTFLDVVRVSLGHKLPEDEYIALWLRMRRTFVGIIVGALLAGGGVVSQAVFKNPLASPFTLGISHAAALGVAVSLTIGYGGRFYTWFTAISNPYILPFSAFIFASIQSILVLFLAYRAGLSPYALVLSSIAMSFIYQSILAILQYLVLNELQIATIVFWMFGDLSRVGNLELLILAVGFIPITLLYMFMHLDLDLISLSDEVAYASGTNPKRLRFIAMFIAALGTAFAISFVGILAFLCLVAPHIARSIIGNSHKYLIPSSMLIGSILAVGADIVSRVILFPRTLPIGIVLSFIGTPLLIFLLFRGGGYSYHKGY from the coding sequence TTGAATGTAGTTAAAGGTGTGGATATGGCTCTAGAAATAAGTACAAAACTTTTTTCGTATAGATCTTTGATTATTTTAGTGCTTTTCATACTTCTACTCATACTCATACCCATAGCTTCTTCGATAGGTCTATATCGTGTAACCTTTCTAGATGTTGTGAGAGTTTCTTTAGGTCATAAGCTACCAGAAGATGAATATATAGCTCTTTGGCTACGTATGCGTAGAACTTTTGTAGGTATTATCGTAGGTGCTCTTTTAGCTGGTGGAGGTGTAGTTTCGCAAGCGGTTTTCAAAAATCCTCTAGCTTCGCCATTCACATTAGGGATTTCTCATGCAGCTGCTCTAGGTGTAGCAGTATCTCTTACGATAGGTTATGGAGGCAGATTCTATACATGGTTTACCGCTATATCGAATCCCTATATACTTCCATTTTCAGCCTTTATATTTGCTTCAATACAGAGTATCTTAGTGCTCTTTCTAGCCTATAGAGCTGGTCTATCACCTTACGCTTTAGTTCTATCGTCTATAGCCATGTCATTTATATATCAATCTATCTTAGCCATTCTACAGTACCTAGTTCTAAATGAGCTTCAGATAGCCACAATAGTTTTCTGGATGTTTGGTGATCTAAGTAGAGTAGGAAACTTAGAGCTACTAATATTAGCTGTAGGCTTTATACCCATAACTTTATTATACATGTTTATGCATCTAGATCTAGACCTGATCTCTCTCAGTGATGAAGTTGCATATGCTTCAGGCACTAACCCTAAGAGACTAAGATTCATTGCTATGTTTATAGCTGCACTAGGTACAGCTTTCGCTATATCTTTTGTAGGCATACTAGCCTTTTTATGTCTAGTTGCTCCACATATAGCTAGATCTATTATAGGTAATTCGCATAAATACCTCATACCATCTTCAATGCTTATAGGTTCTATACTTGCTGTAGGAGCTGATATAGTTTCTAGAGTTATTCTCTTTCCACGAACTCTCCCTATAGGTATTGTGCTTTCATTCATAGGAACACCTCTATTGATATTCTTACTGTTTAGAGGTGGTGGATATAGCTATCATAAAGGTTATTGA
- a CDS encoding ABC transporter ATP-binding protein: protein MDIAIIKVIDVCVNYGSHRALNNISLEVMPREVVTVVGPNGSGKTTLLKTIDRILKPIRGSIYIDGRNTESYVQRELAKVVAYVPQKIDLGTYMTVIDFVLTGRRPYAEFSYSKMDVDRAVNALRAVNAEHLMLRKLNQLSGGELQRVVIARALASEPKILLLDEPTANLDPRYQLEVLSLIKKLSLENGIAVIMAIHDLSHAYRFSDKVIMIKNSEIVAIGHPEEILTEENIEKVFEVRAKVFRDIKAIVIG from the coding sequence GTGGATATAGCTATCATAAAGGTTATTGATGTATGCGTAAACTATGGCTCTCATAGAGCTTTAAACAATATATCGCTAGAGGTTATGCCTAGAGAGGTAGTGACTGTTGTAGGTCCTAATGGTAGTGGTAAAACAACTCTATTGAAAACAATAGATAGAATACTTAAGCCAATCAGAGGATCTATATATATAGATGGTAGAAATACCGAGAGCTATGTTCAGCGTGAATTAGCTAAAGTTGTGGCATACGTTCCTCAGAAAATAGACTTAGGAACATATATGACTGTGATTGATTTTGTTTTAACAGGTAGAAGACCTTATGCAGAATTCAGCTACAGCAAGATGGATGTAGATAGAGCTGTAAACGCTTTAAGAGCTGTAAATGCTGAACACCTAATGCTAAGGAAACTTAATCAACTTAGTGGAGGTGAGCTACAGAGGGTGGTTATAGCTAGAGCACTTGCATCAGAACCCAAGATACTTCTACTAGATGAACCAACAGCTAATCTAGATCCAAGATACCAGCTAGAGGTACTGAGTCTCATCAAGAAGCTCTCGCTTGAGAATGGTATCGCTGTTATTATGGCTATACATGATCTTAGCCATGCCTATAGATTTTCAGATAAAGTTATCATGATTAAAAATAGCGAGATAGTTGCTATAGGTCATCCAGAGGAGATACTCACGGAAGAAAATATAGAAAAGGTTTTTGAAGTTAGGGCCAAGGTCTTTAGAGATATCAAGGCTATAGTGATTGGCTAA
- a CDS encoding FmdE family protein, translating into MVSKELIEKARELHGHICPFLILGLRMSEIAMSKLGISKASAIDTVEEKVVAIVEVNNCLVDGVQVATGCSFGNNSLIYLDLGKNALTLFKRGNRRGVRVYIDSEKLRAKYFSEKAVKLFEKVVVERKATSEETEELRRIWEEIGYRMADLPEEEFLVQTVEIVEEVERAPIFRSLRCSKCGELVAEPRSIRIGDKVLCLVCAGEAINAVIGRGIMKIEKVPYRIIVDTYTQ; encoded by the coding sequence ATGGTATCTAAAGAGCTTATAGAGAAGGCTAGAGAACTACATGGACATATATGTCCTTTCCTGATTCTGGGACTCAGGATGTCTGAAATAGCTATGAGTAAACTTGGTATTAGTAAGGCTAGTGCTATTGATACAGTTGAAGAAAAAGTTGTAGCTATTGTTGAAGTAAATAACTGTCTTGTTGATGGTGTACAAGTGGCTACGGGATGTAGTTTTGGGAACAATTCCTTGATATACCTCGACTTGGGCAAGAATGCATTAACTCTATTCAAGAGGGGAAACAGGAGAGGTGTTAGAGTATATATAGATTCTGAAAAACTTAGAGCTAAATACTTTTCCGAGAAAGCAGTAAAGCTGTTTGAGAAAGTTGTTGTTGAGAGAAAAGCTACATCTGAAGAAACAGAAGAGTTGAGGAGGATATGGGAAGAGATAGGCTATAGAATGGCTGATCTACCAGAAGAAGAATTTCTCGTACAAACTGTAGAGATAGTTGAAGAAGTAGAGAGAGCACCTATATTCAGAAGTTTGAGATGCTCGAAATGCGGTGAACTTGTTGCTGAACCAAGAAGTATTAGAATAGGTGATAAAGTTCTATGTCTAGTATGTGCTGGTGAAGCCATTAACGCTGTTATCGGTAGGGGTATAATGAAGATAGAGAAAGTACCATACAGAATTATTGTTGATACATACACACAGTAA
- a CDS encoding DUF3782 domain-containing protein: MASDIRLSELKHEVLRLLKEDEEFRYAIAGLIGLSTVIDELKSLKEIIIEHIKAIRELQKTVAEHGKAIRELQEAIARQGEAIKELQKTVAEHGKAIRELQEAIARQGEAIKELQEEMIRLRASVYAIGNRYGVVTEEAFRSAISYLVGDLLKGYRVERWVYYDNRGIVYGVSSLIEVDVLIRDKEHVLVEYKAHVDRGDISEFERVAKLYEEVVGIKPKKLVVGASVTERAIELARSLEIEIRAGSIYRR; encoded by the coding sequence GTGGCTAGCGATATAAGATTGAGTGAACTAAAGCATGAAGTATTAAGACTCCTCAAAGAGGATGAGGAATTTAGATATGCTATAGCAGGATTGATTGGTTTAAGTACAGTTATAGATGAGTTGAAAAGCCTAAAAGAGATCATTATTGAGCACATTAAAGCTATTAGAGAACTACAAAAAACAGTAGCAGAACACGGCAAAGCAATAAGAGAACTACAAGAAGCAATAGCTAGACAAGGCGAAGCAATAAAAGAACTACAAAAAACAGTAGCAGAACACGGCAAAGCAATAAGAGAACTACAAGAAGCAATAGCTAGACAAGGCGAAGCAATAAAAGAACTACAAGAGGAGATGATAAGACTCAGAGCATCAGTATATGCAATTGGCAATAGATATGGTGTTGTAACTGAGGAAGCGTTTAGGTCTGCTATAAGTTATCTGGTTGGAGATCTTCTCAAAGGGTATCGTGTTGAGAGATGGGTTTACTATGATAATAGGGGTATTGTTTATGGGGTTTCATCACTTATAGAAGTGGATGTTCTAATTAGAGATAAGGAACATGTATTAGTTGAATATAAAGCTCATGTAGATAGAGGTGATATTAGCGAATTTGAGCGAGTAGCTAAACTCTACGAAGAAGTTGTTGGAATAAAGCCGAAGAAGTTGGTTGTAGGTGCCTCTGTAACCGAAAGAGCTATAGAATTGGCTAGAAGTCTTGAAATCGAGATAAGAGCAGGAAGTATCTATAGAAGATAG